A stretch of the Archangium lipolyticum genome encodes the following:
- a CDS encoding serine/threonine protein kinase: MRENESAGGAWVPPGLDFTPGAQVAGFTIEARLASGSFGAVFRASRSGRAFALKLVPLDVRGEREVDSLRKVRHPHVVGLHGYSLWPDDAPRFLVLILELVAGLPLDVWALEENPSASELVRQVLLPLVSALSAVHASGVVHRDVKEANVLVREADGQPVLVDFGAAGYAGAPRLTAVLPPGTPEYRSPEAWRFVRESDSSEPYPAGPADDLWALGVTTYALLTRRLPFGERLEPGMIRAILQETPPAPHSLNPRVPRALGDLCLRMLEKSPEARFADAGALSEALEAQLSLADDSWRTPLFPGDSRPVKQAPPVRERPRRWRAGLALLVVAGVLSLLAVKGWRPSRASSTTQRVESAHPLPLQKAGSRQELAPAQVTGDVGAGAAPPESSIPAPVARATSSEEPEMTKSKPLRGLAAATAVACSACATTPKLPTQADCPPGVRETYERFRMKKGPQPPILLSTDVHSVIPVREGDFSIIPLPGWGDIPSGTAMSGRLVFGKNQVYGRFTQMRLPSGETLPICLELSRYGERGVPMDAKSTRDRVLIATVFDLIPLPNSMYKY, from the coding sequence ATGCGCGAGAACGAGAGCGCCGGCGGGGCCTGGGTGCCGCCCGGGTTGGACTTCACTCCCGGTGCCCAGGTGGCGGGATTCACCATCGAGGCGCGGCTCGCCTCCGGCAGCTTCGGTGCCGTCTTCCGTGCCAGCAGGAGCGGGCGGGCCTTCGCCCTCAAGCTGGTTCCCCTGGATGTCCGCGGCGAGCGCGAGGTGGATTCCCTGCGCAAGGTCCGTCACCCCCATGTCGTGGGCCTCCATGGCTACAGCCTCTGGCCGGACGACGCGCCGCGCTTCCTGGTGCTCATCCTCGAGCTCGTCGCGGGCCTTCCGTTGGACGTGTGGGCGCTCGAGGAGAACCCCTCCGCGTCCGAGCTCGTGCGCCAGGTGCTGTTGCCCCTCGTGAGCGCCCTGTCCGCCGTGCATGCCTCGGGCGTGGTGCACCGCGACGTGAAGGAGGCCAATGTCCTCGTGCGCGAGGCGGATGGGCAGCCCGTGCTGGTGGACTTCGGCGCGGCCGGCTACGCGGGCGCCCCTCGCCTCACCGCCGTGCTCCCTCCCGGGACTCCCGAGTACCGCAGCCCCGAGGCCTGGCGCTTCGTCCGCGAGAGCGACAGCTCCGAGCCCTATCCCGCCGGGCCCGCGGACGACCTGTGGGCGCTGGGCGTTACGACCTACGCGCTCCTGACGCGCAGGCTGCCCTTCGGCGAGCGGCTCGAACCCGGGATGATCCGCGCCATCCTCCAGGAGACTCCCCCGGCGCCCCACTCACTCAACCCGCGAGTCCCTCGGGCCCTCGGCGACCTGTGCCTGCGCATGCTGGAGAAGTCGCCCGAGGCGCGCTTCGCGGACGCCGGGGCGCTCTCCGAGGCCCTGGAGGCGCAGCTGTCCCTGGCCGATGACTCCTGGCGCACCCCCCTGTTCCCCGGTGACTCGCGGCCCGTGAAACAGGCTCCGCCGGTACGCGAGCGCCCTCGGCGGTGGCGGGCCGGGCTCGCGCTGCTCGTGGTGGCCGGAGTGCTCTCCCTCCTCGCGGTGAAGGGGTGGCGACCCTCGCGGGCATCGTCCACCACCCAACGTGTAGAGTCGGCCCACCCCCTCCCGCTCCAAAAGGCTGGCTCCCGCCAGGAATTGGCGCCTGCCCAGGTGACGGGAGACGTTGGCGCCGGCGCGGCACCTCCTGAGTCATCCATCCCCGCGCCCGTCGCCCGTGCGACGTCCAGCGAGGAACCCGAGATGACGAAGTCGAAGCCCTTGCGTGGTCTGGCCGCCGCCACCGCCGTTGCCTGTTCGGCGTGCGCGACCACTCCCAAGCTGCCGACCCAGGCGGACTGTCCCCCCGGCGTCCGGGAGACCTATGAACGTTTCAGGATGAAGAAGGGGCCTCAGCCCCCCATCCTCCTCTCCACCGACGTCCACTCCGTCATTCCCGTGCGCGAAGGCGACTTCTCCATCATCCCGCTCCCCGGCTGGGGTGACATCCCCAGTGGCACGGCCATGTCCGGGCGGCTCGTCTTCGGGAAGAACCAGGTGTATGGCCGCTTCACCCAGATGCGGCTCCCCAGCGGAGAGACCCTCCCCATCTGTCTGGAGCTCAGCCGCTATGGCGAGCGCGGTGTCCCGATGGACGCCAAGAGCACGCGGGACCGGGTGCTCATCGCCACGGTCTTCGACCTGATCCCCCTTCCCAACTCCATGTACAAGTACTGA